Proteins from a genomic interval of Ferrovibrio terrae:
- a CDS encoding UbiH/UbiF/VisC/COQ6 family ubiquinone biosynthesis hydroxylase, with product MTHPSVASQAELFDVVVIGGGLNGLTQAIALARHGISVAVIDREDPARVTEAAFDGRVSAIALASQRMLDAIGLWRHVRMAQPMWDIRVSDGDSLLFVHYDHSEIGSAPFGYLVENRVIRQAQQAALADCPNLELIAPMTARSIDYGLSGSGAPAEIELGNGRRLRARLIVGADGRQSAIRRDAGIRTIDWSYRQTGIVCTVQHALPHEGVAQERFLPAGPFAMLPMTDDAAGHHRSSLVWSEPTERAAAIMALDDAGFAAEMRQRFGTGYGDCDVVGPRWSYPFSFMLALKYTAHRMALVGDSAHGIHPIAGQGLNLGLRDIAALTEAVVDARRLGLDIGRSDVLERYERWRRVDNVVLGAVTDGLTRLFSNDIAPLRIARDLGLGMVNRIGPLKKLFMRHAMGDVGRLPRLLKGETLG from the coding sequence ATGACGCACCCTTCCGTAGCCAGTCAAGCCGAGTTGTTCGACGTCGTCGTGATCGGTGGCGGCCTGAACGGCCTGACCCAGGCCATCGCCTTGGCCCGGCACGGTATTTCGGTGGCGGTGATCGACCGTGAAGATCCTGCCCGTGTCACCGAAGCGGCCTTCGATGGCCGCGTCTCGGCCATTGCCCTGGCCTCGCAGCGCATGCTGGACGCCATCGGCCTGTGGCGGCATGTCCGCATGGCGCAGCCGATGTGGGACATCCGGGTTTCGGATGGCGACTCGCTGCTCTTCGTGCATTACGACCACAGCGAAATCGGCAGCGCCCCGTTCGGTTACCTGGTCGAGAACCGCGTGATCCGGCAGGCCCAGCAGGCCGCGCTGGCCGATTGCCCCAATCTGGAACTGATCGCGCCGATGACCGCGCGCAGCATCGACTACGGCCTCTCCGGCTCGGGCGCGCCGGCAGAGATCGAACTCGGCAATGGCCGGCGACTGCGCGCACGCCTGATCGTGGGGGCCGATGGTCGCCAGTCGGCGATCCGCCGTGACGCCGGCATCCGCACCATCGACTGGTCCTATCGACAGACCGGCATCGTCTGCACCGTGCAGCACGCATTGCCGCATGAGGGCGTGGCGCAGGAACGCTTCCTGCCAGCCGGGCCGTTCGCCATGCTGCCGATGACCGACGATGCAGCCGGTCATCATCGTTCCTCGCTGGTCTGGAGCGAGCCGACCGAGCGCGCGGCTGCGATCATGGCGCTGGACGATGCCGGTTTCGCCGCCGAGATGCGCCAGCGCTTCGGCACCGGCTATGGCGACTGTGACGTGGTCGGGCCGCGCTGGTCCTATCCGTTCAGTTTCATGCTGGCGCTGAAATATACCGCGCATCGCATGGCGCTGGTCGGCGACTCGGCGCATGGCATCCACCCCATCGCGGGGCAGGGGCTCAATCTGGGCTTACGCGATATCGCGGCGCTGACCGAAGCGGTGGTCGATGCGCGCCGCCTGGGTCTCGATATCGGTCGCAGCGATGTGCTCGAACGCTACGAACGCTGGCGCCGTGTCGACAATGTCGTGCTCGGCGCCGTCACCGATGGCCTGACGCGGCTGTTCTCCAACGATATCGCGCCGTTGCGGATCGCCCGCGATCTCGGTCTCGGCATGGTCAACCGCATCGGGCCGCTGAAGAAGCTGTTCATGCGCCATGCCATGGGCGATGTCGGTCGTTTGCCCCGCCTGCTGAAGGGTGAAACGCTCGGCTAA
- a CDS encoding DUF1194 domain-containing protein, translating to MPFKPLTFLVLAWLTGLPLLSLPSKGLAAEQMPVDLELLLAVDISGSIDADEARLQREGYARALIDKDVLKAIRGGIHGKIAIAYFDWSDAYLQNQIMDWTLVQDEASARRVAQHLLDSQTRTARRTSITGAITHAIPRFGDGAYKGLRRVLDISGDGPNNDGGPIDIARDKAVSSGIVINGLVILNGKQNTWGFPQLEDLDRYYEGCVIGGPGSFVVVAESFDTFHEAVRRKLILEIATAPAVPPAWQLIGPSVTHKVQSGYRYPKGCDVGERQSQEFWRRRWDQ from the coding sequence ATGCCGTTCAAGCCGCTGACCTTCCTGGTTCTGGCGTGGCTGACGGGCCTGCCGCTGCTGTCCCTGCCCTCGAAGGGATTGGCCGCCGAGCAGATGCCCGTCGATCTTGAATTGCTGCTGGCCGTTGATATCTCCGGCAGCATCGATGCTGACGAAGCCCGGCTGCAGCGCGAAGGCTATGCCCGCGCCCTGATCGACAAGGATGTGCTGAAGGCGATCCGCGGCGGCATCCATGGCAAGATCGCCATCGCCTATTTCGACTGGTCGGACGCCTATCTGCAGAACCAGATCATGGACTGGACGCTGGTGCAGGACGAAGCCAGCGCGCGCAGGGTGGCGCAGCACCTGCTGGACAGCCAGACGCGCACCGCGCGCCGCACCAGCATCACCGGCGCAATCACCCATGCCATTCCCCGCTTCGGCGACGGCGCCTACAAGGGCCTGCGGCGCGTGCTGGATATTTCGGGCGACGGGCCGAACAACGACGGCGGGCCGATCGACATCGCGCGCGACAAGGCGGTGTCGTCGGGCATCGTGATCAACGGCCTGGTGATCCTGAACGGCAAGCAGAACACCTGGGGCTTCCCGCAACTGGAAGACCTCGACCGCTATTACGAGGGCTGCGTGATCGGTGGCCCCGGCTCATTTGTCGTGGTGGCGGAGAGTTTCGACACTTTCCACGAAGCCGTGCGCCGCAAGCTGATCCTCGAAATCGCCACCGCGCCAGCCGTGCCGCCGGCCTGGCAGCTGATCGGCCCGTCGGTGACCCACAAGGTGCAATCGGGCTATCGCTATCCCAAGGGTTGCGACGTGGGCGAACGGCAGAGCCAGGAATTCTGGCGCCGGCGCTGGGACCAGTAG
- the glpX gene encoding class II fructose-bisphosphatase produces the protein MSTRPGPFDRADFPFALRLVTEAAAIAAHTWVGRSRKEDGDGAAVEAMRKALNDININAVVMIGEGEKDNAPLLYRGERIGKGEPEIEIAVDPIEGTTNMANGVDNSMAVMALAPRGAMFDLGPSFYMDKLVLPAAAKGKVDPAWPVKKKLEALATALNKPVSELRIFVLNRKRHHAMIKDIHDAGARTMLQENGDVAGAFMAVQPGSNVDALFGTGGSPEGIITAIFVRAMGGEFFGRVDPQGDDEATKVKEFGLDPAKWMSGNELVKSDDAVFVATGINSGPVCRGIAIEKGIAYTHSVILMAKTGARHDISSRAPVA, from the coding sequence ATGTCCACGCGTCCCGGTCCGTTCGACCGCGCCGACTTTCCTTTCGCCCTCCGCCTCGTTACCGAAGCCGCCGCGATTGCCGCGCATACATGGGTCGGCCGCAGCAGGAAGGAAGACGGCGACGGCGCCGCGGTGGAAGCGATGCGCAAGGCGCTGAACGACATCAACATCAACGCGGTGGTGATGATCGGCGAAGGCGAGAAGGACAATGCCCCGCTGCTGTATCGCGGCGAACGCATCGGCAAGGGTGAACCCGAAATCGAGATCGCGGTCGACCCGATCGAGGGCACGACCAACATGGCCAATGGCGTCGACAATTCGATGGCGGTGATGGCGCTGGCGCCGCGCGGCGCGATGTTCGATCTCGGCCCCAGCTTTTACATGGACAAGCTGGTGCTGCCGGCTGCCGCCAAGGGCAAAGTCGATCCGGCCTGGCCGGTGAAGAAGAAGCTGGAAGCGCTGGCCACCGCGCTGAACAAGCCGGTGTCGGAGCTGCGCATCTTCGTGCTGAACCGCAAGCGCCACCACGCGATGATCAAGGACATCCACGATGCCGGCGCCCGCACCATGCTGCAGGAAAACGGCGATGTCGCCGGCGCCTTCATGGCGGTGCAGCCGGGCAGCAATGTCGATGCCCTGTTCGGCACCGGCGGCTCGCCGGAAGGCATCATCACCGCGATCTTCGTGCGCGCCATGGGCGGCGAGTTCTTCGGCCGCGTTGATCCGCAGGGCGATGACGAAGCCACGAAAGTGAAGGAATTCGGCCTCGACCCGGCCAAATGGATGAGCGGCAACGAGCTGGTGAAAAGCGACGATGCCGTCTTCGTCGCCACCGGGATCAATTCCGGGCCGGTCTGCCGCGGCATCGCCATCGAAAAGGGCATCGCCTATACCCATAGCGTGATCCTGATGGCCAAGACCGGCGCACGCCACGATATCTCCAGCCGCGCTCCCGTTGCCTGA
- a CDS encoding alpha-D-glucose phosphate-specific phosphoglucomutase translates to MSLREVATPAFEGQKPGTSGLRKKVTVFQQPGYLESFVQAVFDCAPELQGGTLVLGGDGRFFNRSAIQIILRMAAANGIDRVLVGQGGILSTPAASAVIRRHRARGGLVLSASHNPGGPDGDFGIKYNIANGGPAPEAVTEAIYKRTQTIRHYRIFDTDAPVNLDAIGNRKIGNMTVTVIDPVDDYAVLLGGLFDFDAIRALLARKDFRFRFDAMHAVTGPYAKRLLVEMLGAPAKSVINAEPLEDFGGGHPDPNPVYAPELYKAAVLDGELDFAAASDGDGDRNMILGKGIAVTPSDSLAVLAANATLAPGYAKGIAGVARSMPTSRAPDAVARALKIECFETPTGWKFFGNLLDAGRITLCGEESYGTSSDHVREKDGLWAVLFWLNLLAVKRGETVLSILQAHWKRYGRHYYSRHDYEAVDARQATEALNRLRAALPSLPGQKVGGMVVTAADDFAYRDPVDGSESKGQGLRVICGEQARLIARLSGTGTEGATVRLYFELFEADPAKQADDVQARLQPLIDFAEIQTGLRKITGRAAPDVIT, encoded by the coding sequence ATGAGTCTGCGTGAAGTCGCCACGCCGGCCTTCGAGGGGCAGAAACCCGGTACATCCGGCCTGCGCAAGAAGGTGACGGTATTCCAGCAGCCGGGCTATCTCGAAAGCTTCGTGCAGGCAGTGTTCGACTGCGCGCCCGAATTGCAGGGCGGGACGCTGGTGCTGGGCGGCGACGGCCGCTTTTTCAATCGCAGTGCCATCCAGATCATCCTGCGCATGGCCGCCGCCAACGGCATCGACCGCGTGCTGGTCGGCCAGGGCGGCATTCTCTCCACGCCGGCTGCCAGCGCGGTGATCCGGCGTCATCGGGCGCGCGGTGGCCTGGTTCTGTCAGCCAGCCACAATCCGGGCGGACCGGACGGTGATTTCGGCATCAAATACAATATCGCCAATGGTGGCCCGGCTCCGGAAGCCGTGACCGAGGCGATCTACAAGCGCACGCAGACGATCCGGCATTACCGCATTTTCGATACGGACGCCCCGGTTAACCTCGATGCCATCGGGAATCGCAAGATCGGCAACATGACCGTGACAGTGATCGATCCGGTCGACGATTATGCCGTGCTGCTCGGCGGCCTGTTCGATTTCGATGCCATCCGCGCCCTGCTGGCCCGCAAGGATTTCCGCTTCCGCTTCGATGCCATGCATGCCGTCACCGGGCCGTATGCGAAACGCCTGCTGGTCGAGATGCTGGGCGCACCGGCCAAGAGCGTGATCAATGCCGAACCGCTGGAGGATTTCGGCGGTGGCCATCCCGATCCGAACCCGGTTTATGCGCCGGAGCTGTACAAGGCCGCGGTGCTGGATGGCGAACTGGATTTCGCCGCCGCGTCCGATGGCGACGGCGACCGCAACATGATCCTGGGCAAGGGCATCGCCGTGACGCCGAGCGACAGCCTCGCCGTGCTGGCGGCCAATGCGACGCTGGCGCCGGGTTACGCCAAGGGCATAGCCGGCGTGGCGCGTTCGATGCCGACCAGCCGCGCGCCGGATGCGGTGGCGCGCGCGCTCAAGATCGAATGTTTCGAGACGCCGACCGGCTGGAAGTTCTTTGGCAACCTGCTGGATGCGGGTCGTATTACGTTGTGCGGTGAGGAAAGCTACGGCACCAGTTCGGATCATGTGCGCGAGAAGGACGGCCTCTGGGCCGTGCTGTTCTGGCTCAACCTGCTGGCGGTGAAACGCGGTGAAACCGTGCTGTCGATCCTGCAGGCGCACTGGAAGCGCTATGGCCGGCATTACTACAGCCGACATGATTATGAAGCCGTCGATGCCAGACAGGCCACGGAAGCCCTGAACCGGCTACGGGCGGCCCTGCCCAGCCTGCCCGGCCAGAAGGTCGGCGGCATGGTGGTCACGGCAGCCGACGATTTCGCCTATCGCGATCCGGTGGATGGCAGCGAGAGCAAGGGCCAGGGCCTGCGGGTGATCTGTGGCGAACAGGCCCGGCTGATCGCCCGCCTGTCCGGCACGGGCACCGAAGGCGCGACCGTGCGTTTATACTTCGAACTCTTTGAAGCCGATCCGGCGAAACAGGCTGACGACGTACAGGCCCGCCTGCAGCCGCTGATCGATTTCGCCGAGATCCAGACCGGCCTTCGCAAGATCACTGGGCGCGCCGCGCCCGATGTGATCACGTAA
- the pgi gene encoding glucose-6-phosphate isomerase, with protein sequence MPPPIDQTSAWRALAAHASATRTRQLRDLFAADDKRFETFSFRCGNMLLDLSRQRMDGETLDLLLDLARTADVEAWRDRMLTGEPINTTENRAALHTALRLPANASLLLGNTDIAALVHDELKRMGEIIAALRDGTWRGITEKQFKSVVAMGIGGSDLGPRMALEALTADKLPDIDIHFVSNVDGADIARALQKCDAETTLFVVASKTFTTQETMANAETARAWLQEKLGPGIIDWPRHFMGLSANTTVPGKFGIRPEQVLQFWDWVGGRYSLWSAIGFPIALGIGMDKFRLMLDGAHAMDHHFRTAPLNENLPVLMALAGIWNVNFLNFPALAVLPYDQGLSKLAPYLQQADMESNGKGVDRWGRPLGFQTGPIVFGEPGTNGQHAFYQLLHQGPQTIPADFIVPLQSRYPQGKHHEMLLANAFAQAEALMRGKTRAEAEAELRADGADDAKVAALAAHKVFSGNRPSTTLLLPQVDPYHLGMLIALYEHKIFVQGIVWGVNSFDQWGVELGKQLAKPILEELIDPSLQHAHDSATAGMIALARSQPRS encoded by the coding sequence CTGCCGCCGCCGATCGACCAGACCTCCGCCTGGCGTGCCCTCGCCGCCCATGCCAGCGCCACGCGTACGCGGCAGCTGCGCGACCTGTTTGCTGCCGACGACAAACGCTTCGAGACCTTCTCGTTCCGCTGCGGCAACATGCTGCTCGACCTGTCGCGCCAGCGCATGGATGGCGAAACGCTCGACCTGCTGCTTGACCTCGCCAGGACCGCCGATGTGGAAGCCTGGCGCGACCGCATGCTGACCGGCGAGCCGATCAATACCACTGAGAACCGCGCAGCGCTGCATACCGCACTGCGCCTGCCGGCCAACGCCAGCCTGCTGCTGGGCAACACCGATATCGCGGCGCTGGTGCATGACGAGCTGAAGCGCATGGGCGAGATCATCGCGGCCCTGCGCGACGGCACCTGGCGCGGCATAACGGAAAAGCAGTTCAAGAGCGTGGTCGCCATGGGTATCGGCGGCTCGGATCTGGGCCCGCGCATGGCGCTGGAGGCCCTGACCGCCGACAAACTGCCCGATATCGACATCCATTTCGTCAGCAACGTGGATGGCGCCGATATCGCGCGCGCGCTGCAGAAATGCGACGCCGAAACCACGCTGTTCGTGGTGGCCTCCAAGACCTTCACCACGCAGGAAACCATGGCCAATGCCGAGACGGCGCGGGCCTGGCTGCAGGAAAAGCTCGGCCCCGGCATCATTGACTGGCCCCGCCATTTCATGGGCCTGTCGGCCAACACCACGGTGCCGGGCAAGTTCGGCATTCGTCCCGAACAGGTGCTGCAGTTCTGGGACTGGGTCGGTGGCCGCTATTCGCTGTGGTCGGCCATCGGCTTCCCGATCGCGCTTGGCATCGGCATGGACAAGTTTCGCCTGATGCTGGATGGCGCCCATGCGATGGACCACCATTTCCGCACCGCACCGCTGAACGAGAACCTGCCGGTGCTGATGGCGCTGGCCGGCATCTGGAACGTCAACTTCCTCAATTTCCCCGCCCTCGCCGTGCTGCCCTACGACCAGGGCCTGTCGAAGCTGGCGCCGTATCTGCAGCAGGCGGATATGGAGAGTAACGGCAAGGGCGTCGACCGCTGGGGCCGTCCGCTGGGCTTCCAGACCGGGCCGATCGTGTTTGGCGAACCGGGCACCAACGGCCAGCATGCCTTCTACCAGCTGCTGCATCAGGGCCCACAGACCATTCCGGCCGATTTCATTGTGCCGCTGCAGTCGCGTTATCCGCAGGGCAAGCATCACGAGATGCTGCTGGCTAACGCCTTCGCCCAGGCCGAAGCGCTGATGCGCGGCAAGACCCGTGCGGAAGCCGAGGCCGAACTGCGCGCGGACGGCGCAGACGATGCGAAGGTGGCTGCCCTTGCAGCCCATAAGGTTTTTTCGGGGAATCGCCCGAGCACTACCTTGCTGCTGCCCCAGGTCGATCCCTACCACCTCGGGATGCTGATCGCCCTCTATGAGCACAAGATCTTCGTGCAGGGCATCGTCTGGGGGGTGAATTCCTTCGACCAGTGGGGCGTGGAACTGGGCAAACAGCTGGCCAAGCCGATCCTGGAAGAACTGATCGACCCCTCGCTGCAGCATGCGCATGACAGCGCGACAGCCGGCATGATCGCACTGGCGCGCAGCCAGCCCCGGTCGTAG
- a CDS encoding pentapeptide repeat-containing protein codes for MIRKKLTQADIAKAIKLHQDYRNGVFGGRRAIFSFQDLEGMMFAGANLSDADFTGAALHGASLGGCNLDRAVLFGADLRMANLAGASLVRADLRGALLQGANLTYANLYDADLRDGMIAERDAKTRDIRAMQFKSGAADMQGAAMQGANLSRARMSGVAAQHTDFTDAIMVGCSLVRANLAHANLTNADLTGADLSGASLKGATLTNAVLTEAKMQMADLSGANTAGMLNDKPAGRSLDELDMTPEEALRLHAQWVTSGGAAGKAVDFTGFDLRKIGSLYKAQLTGLVANNAVFFGLNLEGAAIQGARLANADLRNCRLSGADLRGATLRGANLSHADLRQVDLRPLVVAETRSFPSHLDNANLRHADLREARLQQAVLRDADLLEANLDGAQTEGADFAGAVGVKVTPPS; via the coding sequence ATGATCCGCAAGAAGTTGACGCAGGCGGATATCGCCAAGGCCATCAAACTTCATCAGGATTACCGCAACGGTGTGTTCGGCGGCCGGCGTGCGATTTTCTCCTTCCAGGATCTGGAAGGCATGATGTTCGCCGGGGCCAATCTCAGCGATGCGGATTTCACCGGTGCTGCGCTGCATGGCGCCAGTCTCGGCGGCTGCAACCTCGACCGCGCGGTGTTATTTGGTGCCGATCTTCGTATGGCCAATCTGGCCGGCGCCAGTCTGGTGCGTGCCGATCTGCGCGGCGCCCTGCTGCAGGGCGCCAATCTTACCTATGCCAACCTGTATGATGCCGACCTGCGCGACGGCATGATCGCCGAGCGCGACGCCAAGACGCGCGACATCCGCGCCATGCAGTTCAAGTCCGGCGCGGCCGACATGCAGGGCGCGGCGATGCAGGGCGCTAACCTGTCCAGGGCCCGCATGAGCGGCGTGGCGGCGCAGCATACCGATTTCACCGATGCGATCATGGTCGGCTGCAGTCTGGTGCGGGCCAATCTGGCGCATGCCAACCTGACCAATGCCGATCTCACGGGCGCGGATTTGTCCGGGGCCAGTCTGAAGGGCGCGACGCTGACCAATGCGGTGCTGACCGAGGCCAAAATGCAGATGGCCGATCTGAGCGGCGCCAATACGGCCGGCATGCTGAACGACAAACCGGCCGGCAGATCGCTGGACGAACTGGACATGACGCCGGAAGAAGCGCTGCGCCTGCATGCGCAATGGGTGACCAGCGGCGGCGCGGCAGGTAAGGCGGTGGATTTCACCGGCTTCGACCTGCGCAAGATCGGCAGCCTGTACAAGGCGCAGTTGACCGGCCTGGTGGCCAACAACGCGGTGTTCTTCGGCCTCAACCTCGAAGGCGCGGCGATCCAGGGCGCGCGGCTCGCCAATGCCGACCTGCGAAACTGTCGCCTCAGTGGTGCCGACCTGCGCGGCGCCACCCTGCGGGGGGCAAACCTGTCGCATGCCGATCTGCGCCAGGTCGACCTGCGGCCGCTGGTGGTGGCCGAGACGCGCAGCTTCCCCAGCCATCTCGACAATGCCAATCTGCGCCATGCCGATCTGCGCGAGGCCAGGCTGCAGCAGGCTGTGCTGCGCGATGCCGATCTGCTGGAAGCCAATCTGGACGGCGCGCAGACCGAAGGCGCGGATTTTGCCGGCGCGGTCGGCGTGAAGGTCACGCCACCGTCTTAA
- a CDS encoding NUDIX hydrolase: MSREYPPNPLVGLGAIVWKDGRVLMVQRGNPPRAGIWSLPGGAQTLGETVEAGIHREIAEETGVVIELLGLVEVIDSIQRDAAGRVLYHYTIIDYVARWVAGEAVAGDDAAAVAWVDPADLHRMDLWDETVRVIEKSREWLR; the protein is encoded by the coding sequence ATGTCGCGCGAATACCCCCCCAACCCGCTGGTCGGGCTTGGTGCGATCGTCTGGAAGGACGGGCGGGTGCTGATGGTCCAGCGCGGCAATCCTCCGCGGGCCGGCATCTGGAGTCTGCCGGGCGGTGCCCAGACTCTGGGCGAGACGGTGGAGGCCGGCATCCATCGCGAGATCGCCGAGGAAACCGGGGTGGTGATCGAACTGTTGGGCCTTGTCGAGGTGATCGATTCGATCCAGCGCGATGCCGCCGGCCGTGTGCTGTATCATTATACTATCATCGACTATGTCGCCCGCTGGGTGGCGGGTGAGGCGGTGGCCGGCGACGATGCCGCAGCGGTCGCCTGGGTCGATCCGGCCGACCTGCATCGCATGGACCTGTGGGACGAGACCGTGCGGGTGATCGAAAAATCACGCGAATGGCTGCGCTGA
- a CDS encoding sensor histidine kinase, protein MSVSLPLTGKRVPIQFGLLVMGFVVLVTMSLTSLWLARESDRASEIVAHTLEVNSAIVTYQGALRRAESGQRGFLLTGDRAYLNDYEAGRRRFDEIRPELERLISDNPEQMARLQALQPLVQRKIEEMEQTLAMKQAGRERELLASLQANTGLDTMNEMLSRISTMLNDERALLEDRREYSDRTSIMLFIVNFAGGLIIAVLALASISLIRKRSQQAAAALVQLEAAHAELATVNRSLEERVAERTADLREANDEIQRFAFIVSHDLRSPLVNVMGFTSEMEALQGEIFSETPQTPEQRAQQRREVEEALGFIKSSIAKMDRLINAILGLSRAGRREFTAQPIQLHQLLTAMSKDVAHRLQEVGGEIEIASLPEISSDRLAMEQIFSNLIDNAIKYRSNDRPVRISLDSEERGNFVVIRVSDNGRGIDQKDYERIFELFRRAGRQDRPGEGIGLAHVRAMVRRLGGTIRVDSELGQGTTFTIILPKKWTA, encoded by the coding sequence ATGAGCGTCAGCCTTCCCCTTACCGGCAAACGTGTTCCGATCCAGTTCGGCCTGCTGGTCATGGGCTTTGTCGTGCTGGTGACGATGAGCCTGACCTCGCTCTGGCTGGCGCGTGAATCCGACCGCGCCTCGGAGATCGTCGCCCATACGCTGGAGGTGAATTCCGCCATCGTCACCTACCAGGGCGCCTTGCGCCGGGCTGAAAGCGGCCAGCGCGGCTTCCTGCTGACCGGCGACCGGGCCTATCTGAACGACTACGAGGCCGGCCGTCGTCGTTTCGATGAAATCCGGCCCGAGCTGGAACGGCTGATCTCGGACAACCCGGAGCAGATGGCGCGCCTGCAGGCGCTGCAGCCGCTGGTGCAGCGCAAGATCGAGGAGATGGAACAGACCCTCGCCATGAAGCAGGCCGGCCGCGAACGCGAGCTGCTGGCATCGCTGCAGGCGAATACCGGCCTCGACACCATGAACGAGATGCTGTCGCGCATCTCCACGATGCTGAACGACGAGCGCGCGCTGCTGGAAGACCGGCGCGAATATTCCGATCGCACCAGCATCATGCTCTTCATCGTGAACTTCGCCGGCGGCCTGATCATCGCGGTGCTGGCTCTGGCCTCGATCAGCCTGATCCGCAAACGCAGCCAGCAGGCGGCGGCTGCGCTGGTGCAGCTGGAAGCTGCGCATGCCGAACTGGCAACCGTCAACCGCAGCCTGGAGGAGCGCGTGGCCGAACGCACCGCCGACCTGCGCGAGGCCAACGACGAGATCCAGCGATTCGCTTTCATCGTCAGCCACGATCTGCGCTCGCCGCTGGTCAACGTCATGGGCTTCACCAGCGAGATGGAAGCCCTGCAGGGGGAGATCTTCAGCGAGACGCCACAAACGCCGGAACAGCGCGCGCAACAGCGACGAGAGGTGGAGGAGGCACTCGGCTTCATCAAAAGCTCGATTGCCAAGATGGACCGCCTGATCAACGCGATCCTCGGCCTGTCGCGCGCCGGCCGCCGGGAATTCACCGCGCAACCGATCCAGCTCCACCAGCTGCTGACCGCGATGTCCAAGGATGTGGCGCACCGCCTGCAGGAAGTCGGCGGCGAGATCGAAATCGCGTCACTGCCGGAAATTTCCAGCGACCGCCTCGCAATGGAGCAGATTTTCTCCAACCTGATCGACAACGCGATCAAATATCGCAGCAACGACCGTCCGGTGCGCATCAGCCTCGACTCTGAGGAACGCGGCAACTTCGTGGTGATCCGCGTCAGCGACAATGGCCGGGGCATTGACCAGAAAGACTATGAGCGCATCTTTGAGCTGTTCCGCCGCGCCGGCAGGCAGGACCGCCCCGGCGAAGGCATCGGCCTCGCCCATGTGCGCGCCATGGTGCGCCGCCTCGGCGGCACGATTCGCGTCGACAGCGAACTCGGCCAGGGCACGACCTTTACGATAATTTTACCAAAAAAGTGGACTGCTTGA
- a CDS encoding response regulator, whose protein sequence is MSEQNPVTIIMIEDDEGHARLIEKNIRRAGVNNEIKPFTTGTDALGFLLGSDGSGRDHKGEALLILLDLNLPDMSGVDILQKIKQSEGLHMAPVVVLTTTDDKREIQRCYDLGCNVYITKPVDYEHFAQAIRQLGLFFTVMQVPENGKA, encoded by the coding sequence ATGTCCGAACAGAATCCTGTTACGATCATTATGATCGAAGACGATGAAGGCCATGCGCGGCTGATCGAAAAGAATATCCGTCGTGCCGGCGTCAACAACGAGATCAAGCCGTTCACCACCGGCACCGATGCGCTCGGTTTCCTGCTGGGCAGCGACGGCAGCGGGCGCGATCACAAGGGCGAGGCCCTGCTGATCCTGCTCGACCTCAATCTGCCCGACATGTCGGGCGTCGATATCCTGCAGAAGATCAAGCAGAGCGAGGGCCTGCATATGGCGCCGGTCGTGGTGCTGACCACCACCGACGACAAGCGTGAAATCCAGCGCTGCTACGATCTGGGCTGCAACGTCTACATCACCAAGCCGGTCGACTATGAGCATTTCGCCCAGGCGATCCGCCAGCTCGGCCTGTTCTTCACCGTGATGCAGGTGCCCGAGAACGGCAAGGCCTGA